A stretch of the Drosophila sulfurigaster albostrigata strain 15112-1811.04 chromosome 2L, ASM2355843v2, whole genome shotgun sequence genome encodes the following:
- the LOC133846303 gene encoding damage-control phosphatase ARMT1 yields MRTSANNSDLLDVATPRHSLLSGRFKQSFAYVALQARMPGIMQQVINTLHSNEHELVKKHGEEVWKDIQVITHNIERLKRELSNDRRFTLFHGNEVDKAEWNAFLSELPHPKRSYFRASWLHAECYLYRRLYSFFENSKHLRNFDYFLDLKQEDLRISELAITCLAKATRNLSKSFDNFGKLVRINLWSNHFDIQLNSYYFSTLEDRSDINVLTSVADLDKRLLVDESLLVWNCLMKAKSNKEIIVDYICDNAGFELFTDFLLMEYMLDHGLATQVRMHVKAIPWYISDVMPHDVEWTLKYLMDHKDECVSGLGWKLNRLLAEQRIVISPPSYFWTGPQAYFVMVDCSIGLYKLLSQAAVAIFKGDLNYRKLLGDYIWDSTEEFITCLRGFRPTNMCAMRTVKCEVICGLSEGTADRLLHTDPNWMISGTYGVIQYTDSLKCKCDCLHLTASCMDKSLMCAK; encoded by the coding sequence ATGAGGACGAGCGCGAACAATTCCGATCTCTTAGATGTGGCAACGCCGCGACACTCGCTGCTCTCGGGTCGCTTTAAGCAGAGCTTTGCCTATGTGGCGTTGCAAGCACGAATGCCTGGCATCATGCAGCAGGTGATCAACACGCTGCACAGCAACGAACACGAACTGGTGAAGAAGCATGGCGAAGAGGTGTGGAAGGACATTCAAGTGATCACGCACAACATCGAGAGATTGAAGCGAGAACTGAGCAACGATCGGAGATTCACTCTGTTCCATGGCAATGAGGTGGACAAGGCCGAATGGAATGCATTCCTATCCGAGTTGCCGCATCCGAAGCGTTCGTATTTCAGGGCTTCTTGGTTACATGCCGAGTGTTATCTGTACAGGCGACTCTATTCATTCTTTGAGAACAGCAAGCACCTTCGAAACTTTGACTATTTTCTTGACCTCAAGCAGGAGGATCTGCGGATCAGTGAGTTGGCCATCACTTGCCTGGCGAAGGCAACGCGAAATCTGAGCAAATCCTTTGACAATTTCGGAAAACTTGTGCGCATTAATTTGTGGAGCAATCACTTTGACATACAGCTAAATTCCTATTACTTCAGCACCCTCGAAGATCGCTCGGATATCAATGTGCTGACTTCGGTGGCGGATCTGGACAAGCGGCTGTTGGTCGACGAGTCGTTGCTGGTGTGGAATTGCCTGATGAAGGCCAAGAGCAACAAGGAAATCATTGTCGATTACATTTGCGATAATGCTGGCTTTGAGCTATTCACCGATTTTCTGCTCATGGAATACATGCTCGATCATGGCCTGGCCACCCAGGTGCGCATGCATGTGAAGGCGATACCCTGGTATATATCCGATGTGATGCCGCACGATGTAGAATGGACCCTCAAGTATTTGATGGATCACAAAGATGAGTGTGTCTCTGGTCTGGGCTGGAAACTAAACCGATTGCTTGCCGAACAACGGATTGTGATATCCCCGCCATCGTATTTCTGGACTGGGCCACAAGCCTACTTTGTGATGGTCGACTGCAGCATCGGTTTGTACAAGCTGCTCTCACAAGCAGCCGTGGCCATCTTCAAGGGTGATCTCAATTATCGCAAGTTGCTCGGTGATTATATTTGGGACTCAACTGAGGAGTTTATTACGTGCTTGCGAGGCTTTCGACCAACGAATATGTGTGCAATGCGCACTGTGAAATGCGAAGTGATCTGCGGCTTAAGCGAGGGCACTGCGGATCGTTTGCTGCACACCGATCCCAACTGGATGATCTCGGGCACGTATGGAGTTATTCAATATACCGATAGCCTGAAGTGCAAATGCGATTGCTTGCACTTGACCGCAAGTTGCATGGATAAGTCCTTGATGTGCGCCAAGTGA
- the LOC133844140 gene encoding zinc finger protein 286A encodes MDKLKYSKCPLKKRPIHVEESPLEDQLCHDEGPVDLSVAAAAVPIEPHWSIKEEPEPQPVTTELRRRFDAAMTQTKEQLARRIWEETREIARAFPDVFTREEIAKSLARLGYGDFELPPEDEVMEPEHERNVEEARSYASISPQPLMPGPIKVEPHNEEPFGLRNYNNNLMKSIADYEDCMKQPQTLVETNYAEPEDLSLAPQRRGLSENANLHNVARALLSMQHMAPQQQQQQLPQQPQQMLQSKAQHQHDQDVDFEDQENQENQLSLKIKSSNDLYYQCQQCNKCYATYAGLVKHQQSHAYESTEYKIIRSNPGNPGAPIVDQTEFCTDQASALIQAANVASAQSMQKPVGVPRYHCKDCGKSYSTYSGLSKHQQFHCPSAEGNQVKKVFSCKNCDKTYVSLGALKMHIRTHTLPCKCPICGKAFSRPWLLQGHIRTHTGEKPFSCQHCNRAFADRSNLRAHMQTHSDVKKYSCPSCTKSFSRMSLLAKHLQSGCQSEQGAHASNAGFNQQQLQQHLQGYEEAPHQHYYAGSVGSSGGEEEEAHEFQIPAPVRQSIY; translated from the exons ATGGATAAACTCAAGTACAGCAAATGTCCGCTCAAGAAGCGACCGATACACGTCGAGGAATCGCCACTCGAGGATCAGTTATGCCATG ACGAGGGACCCGTTGATCTTAGCGTGGCTGCCGCTGCAGTGCCGATCGAGCCACACTGGAGCATCAAAGAGGAGCCCGAGCCACAGCCAGTGACCACAGAGCTGCGTCGTCGCTTCGATGCTGCCATGACACAGACCAAGGAGCAGCTGGCTCGTCGCATTTGGGAAGAGACTCGAGAAATCGCACGCGCCTTTCCCGATGTCTTCACCCGCGAGGAGATCGCCAAGAGTTTGGCTCGTTTGGGTTATGGGGACTTTGAGCTGCCGCCCGAGGATGAGGTGATGGAGCCAGAGCACGAACGGAATGTCGAAGAAGCTCGCAGTTATGCCAGCATTTCGCCACAGCCTCTGATGCCGGGTCCCATCAAAGTGGAGCCACACAACGAGGAACCGTTTGGTCTgcgcaactacaacaacaatttgatgAAGAGCATTGCCGACTACGAGGATTGCATGAAGCAGCCACAGACGCTGGTCGAAACCAACTATGCCGAGCCAGAGGATTTGAGTTTGGCGCCGCAGCGTCGCGGACTGAGTGAGAATGCCAATCTGCATAATGTGGCACGCGCTCTGCTCAGCATGCAACATATggcgccacagcagcagcaacagcagttgccacaacagccacagcagatGTTGCAGTCGAAAGCACAGCATCAACACGATCAGGATGTAGACTTTGAGGATCAAGAGAATCAGGAGAATCAACTCAGTCTGAAGATCAAGAGCAGCAACGATCTGTACTATCAGTGTCAGCAGTGCAACAAATGCTATGCCACCTACGCGGGTCTCGTCAAGCATCAGCAGAGCCACGCCTACGAGAGCACCGAATACAAGATCATACGCAGCAACCCTGGCAACCCTGGAGCACCGATTGTCGATCAAACCGAGTTCTGCACCGATCAGGCTTCCGCACTCATTCAAGCTGCGAATGTTGCCTCCGCTCAGTCCATGCAGAAACCGGTGGGCGTGCCACGCTATCACTGCAAGGACTGTGGCAAGTCGTATTCCACCTACTCGGGCCTGAGCAAACATCAGCAGTTCCATTGTCCCTCCGCCGAGGGCAACCAGGTGAAGAAGGTCTTCAGCTGCAAAAACTGCGACAAGACTTATGTTTCACTTGGGGCACTGAAGATGCATATACGCACCCATACACTGCCCTGCAAGTGCCCCATCTGTGGCAAGGCTTTCTCCCGCCCGTGGCTGTTGCAAggacacattcgcacacacaccgGGGAGAAGCCTTTCAGTTGCCAGCATTGCAATCGCGCCTTTGCAGATCGTTCAAATCTTCGCGCTCACATGCAAACGCATTCGGATGTCAAGAAGTATTCCTGCCCCAGTTGCACGAAATCCTTTTCGCGCATGTCGCTGCTGGCCAAACACTTGCAATCCGGCTGCCAATCGGAGCAGGGTGCGCATGCCTCAAACGCTGGCTTCaatcagcagcagttgcaacagcatcTGCAGGGCTACGAAGAGGCGCCGCATCAACATTACTATGCGGGGAGCGTCGGCAGCAGTGGcggagaggaagaggaagctCATGAGTTCCAAATTCCCGCTCCCGTTAGACAGAGCATCTATTAA